GACTCCTGTCAATTACCTCAAAAATCTCTTGGAATTTATCTTTCAATTCCCGTTTCCATTGGTCTTTAAGATGTCCGGGGACTACTATTAAAATCTTCCGGACAATACCTCTTAATTTCAATTCTTTTATTATTAACCCTGCCATAATTGTTTTTCCGGCACCTGGGTCATCGGCTATAAGGTATCTTATAAGAGGAAGTTTTAGTATGTAACCATAGACAGCTTCTATCTGGAAAGGTAATGGGTCTATTTTAGAGACATTCATTGCCAGCAATGGGTCGAAAAGTGAGGCATATCTGTATCTTTGTCCTTCTAACGCAAGGAAAACTTCGTCAGAATGGGCAGTAAAATCTCTGGTATATGATTTTTTTTTAATCTTGTCAATTTCATCGTTGGGTATTAACTGGTCTACGTGACGACCCGAATGTAAAGTGGCTCCTAAAATATGGATAAATCCTTCTATCTCTTCTGTTTTTTTTACTTCAACCGGCTCAGACCAAAAATGGCCTTCTATGATATCTCCATCTTTTATTGGCATAGTAATTTTATTATATTCTTTTATCCTGACTATTGCAAACACTTATAGGTAATAATTTGAAGGAAGTGGTATTGCACAATATTTCATGGGTTCTTTCTGGCTCAAGTTTTGAAGGTAACGGGCAGGCGAAGGCATTTCTTAGGCGTTGAATTTTTATAGGGTTTCGTTTCGCTGAGATTTTTATAGAGAAAACTTGCTAACCAAGGACAGTCTAGCATTACAGAGAATTCGTATCTTTTTTGCAAATTTAAAAAATAATGATAAAAAATAGCTTCAGCAGTGAATTATCAACAGCTACAGCATTTTGCAAAACAGGTGTAAAAATTTAAAACCTCAAAAATGGACTTAATTGCAGAACTAACTTACGATTGCTGAGTTTTGCCTGCGAAACGAGTTTTTGATAAAAGGATTGCTTCTTTCTGAGTTTGCATCTCTTGTAAAATCAGCACAGGTAAAAATTCTTGTACCTGAAAAGTGAATTTATAAGTTGTTGCCATAGGAAGTCTTTTGCAGAAGGATAATGAAAAATGGTATAATTAAAGAAACCTTAATAAACTTAATTACATCTTATAAAAAAGGAGTTAATTTTGCACGTTCATCTTATTTCCCCCCGATCTCCAGTTACAGTCATAACAAAACGTGAAAAAGCAGTTCAGTTTTCTCGTTTGAGTCTTACAACCGTTGCAGCCTTATTCCCACCTGATACAGATATAAGAATAATAAATGACAGTTTGGGTGAGCTCAATTATGATGATAAAGTCGATATGGTAGGCATAAGCTGTATAACTTCAACTGCACCGCGTGCATATGAAATTGCTGACAGATACAGAGAAAAAGGAATTCCTGTCATCATGGGAGGTATTCATCCAACGGCAATGCCGCAGGAGGCATCTTTGCATGCCGACGCTATAGTTATTGGCGAAGCTGAATCAACAATGGGCAGATTATTAACGGACTTCCGTGCCGGTAGGTTGCAGAAATTTTATAGTTCCACTGAAAGACCCAGCTTGATAAATCTTCCTTTACCAAAAAAAGAACTTATCTTTGGAAACAAATTTTACAGGGAAATGGATTTGATTCAAACAACGAGGGGATGCCCTTTCAATTGTGATTTTTGCAGTGTCTCAGGTTTTTTTGGACGAACTTATCGCACAAGACCTATCGCGGATGTGATAAAGGAAGTCGAGTTACTGAAAAATCGAGCAATAATATTTTTTGTGGATGATAATATCGCCGGGCAGCCCGACTACGCCAAGCAACTCTTCAAGGCATTAATTCCCTTAAAGATACGATGGTTTGGACAAGCTTCCATAACTATTGCAAGAAATAAAGAATTGCTAAGACTCGCAGCCAGAAGCGGATGTAAGGGACTCTTCATAGGCTTTGAATCTCTATCAAGTGACAGTTTAAGCCAGGTGCATAAAATGATAAATCAGGTTGATGATTACCGAGAAGGGATTAAAAAAATTCATGACAGCGGAATAGGAATAATCGGTGCTTTCATTTTTGGTTTCGATTCGGATAATGAAGGAGTCTTTGAGAACACAGTGGATTTTATTGAACGCAATAAAATTGAATTGGCAAGTTTCTCTATTCTTACGCCTTTGCCAGGAACGCGTTTATACAAACAATTTGATGAACAGGGAAGAATATTTGACCGAAACTGGGAAAAATATACCTGTGGAGAAGTTGTTTTCAAACCAACCTTACTTAGCGTTGACCAATTGCAGAAGGGCTATTACTGGGCGAGAAAACAGGTATCGTCATACGGTTCAATATTTAAGAGAACACTCCGTCCCAATAAAATCGCACTTTTATCAATTCCTGTAAATTTAGTAATGCGTAGAGCTAGCAGAGCTTCTTTAAAATATATTTAGGCGTCAAACTGACCTTACCCCCGAAAACTATCCATTTGTAATTAAAAATTAGCCTGTTACACCTTAAGGCTTGACAACGTGTTTTCATTGCGTAAGATATTTAAAGCAGGCGGAGCGGGAAACTAAAGGGTTTAGAGACCGATTCTGAGGCCGATAAAAGAAAATGGAAATGGCTTCGGGGACGGTCTTTTTTTATGCTTGATGGGGGGGAATTTGTCATAGTAATGAATAAAAGTGGCTTAAATTGGCAATACGGCGGTAAAAACAGCATGGAAAAACTAAAGAGAGCGAATGAAAGAGGATTCTGGGGAGGTGATTATAATAGCAAATACGGTGAAGATTGATAAGGTATGTCCGAATATCTTCGGTATTTCGATAAGGCGTTATCAACAGTTGGCAAAGGAGGGTATCTTACCACCGCCTGCTAATGGCTATATAGATTTTGTTCTGGCAACAAAGCACCTTATTTCTTATTATCAGAAACTCGTTGCAGGGCAAGGTAGTATTACCCTCACAGAAGAGCGAGCTCGACTGGCAAGAGTACAGGCGGATTTAGCTACTCTTGAATATCAAAAGGTACAGGGAAAGTTAGTGGATATAGATGAGGTGGAACGAATATGGATTGCTATGGGGCGGGCATGCCGTAGTAGATTATTGGCCATACCGGTAAAACTTCCCCCGCTTTTAGAAGGAAAAAATAAGGCTGAATGGCAAATGATACTGCAAAAACACATATACCAAGCGCTCGAGGAACTATCCGAGAGATTGGCTGACCCTAATTCTCTTAAAGAGGCAGAGACGGTAGCAAGGGAGAAAACATCTCTTAAAAAGAAAGTAAAAAAGAAGGTGCCTTCTGAGAAACAGGATAATTGATGTTGATATCATACGGTTTGCCTTTAAGAAAGATAAAGAGATAAAATAAGG
This bacterium DNA region includes the following protein-coding sequences:
- a CDS encoding B12-binding domain-containing radical SAM protein; amino-acid sequence: MHVHLISPRSPVTVITKREKAVQFSRLSLTTVAALFPPDTDIRIINDSLGELNYDDKVDMVGISCITSTAPRAYEIADRYREKGIPVIMGGIHPTAMPQEASLHADAIVIGEAESTMGRLLTDFRAGRLQKFYSSTERPSLINLPLPKKELIFGNKFYREMDLIQTTRGCPFNCDFCSVSGFFGRTYRTRPIADVIKEVELLKNRAIIFFVDDNIAGQPDYAKQLFKALIPLKIRWFGQASITIARNKELLRLAARSGCKGLFIGFESLSSDSLSQVHKMINQVDDYREGIKKIHDSGIGIIGAFIFGFDSDNEGVFENTVDFIERNKIELASFSILTPLPGTRLYKQFDEQGRIFDRNWEKYTCGEVVFKPTLLSVDQLQKGYYWARKQVSSYGSIFKRTLRPNKIALLSIPVNLVMRRASRASLKYI